One Chlorobaculum limnaeum genomic window carries:
- the argH gene encoding argininosuccinate lyase, with protein sequence MSDQSNQKELLWQSRFSEPFDREALKFSSSVHVDGLLYREDIQGSVAHATMLGEQGIISGEEAEQIVTGLKAVEKEIESGVLVPVWEDEDIHTVIENRLKELIGPAAGKLHSGRSRNDQVATDTRLYLRRNIDRIGELLKAMQATLLDKAEQYKHTIMFGYTHLQRAQPMSAGHYYMAWHSMFGRDHERLADLRKRANVSPLGAAAFAGSTLPLDPARSAELLEFDGVFTNSIDAVSDRDLVIEFVSACSMIMMHLSRFSEDVILWSSAEFNYLSISDAFATGSSIMPQKKNADIAELVRGKTGRVYGNLMNLFTIMKGLPLSYNRDMQEDKPPLFDTAETTASSLSVFRRMIEKTWLNEERLARLTAEDLSLATEIAEYLVKKQIPFRDAHRITGKIVAYAIEHGKTLPTISLDEYRTFSEAFDEGIYDDLKPDASVNSKKTAGSCSFKSVEEQIARAKAAR encoded by the coding sequence ATGTCCGATCAGTCCAATCAGAAAGAACTCTTGTGGCAGAGCCGTTTTTCGGAACCGTTTGACCGGGAGGCGCTGAAGTTCTCCTCGTCGGTGCATGTTGACGGGCTGCTCTATCGCGAGGATATACAAGGTTCTGTCGCCCATGCGACCATGCTTGGCGAGCAAGGGATCATCTCAGGCGAGGAGGCGGAGCAGATCGTCACCGGGCTGAAGGCGGTCGAGAAGGAGATCGAGTCGGGCGTTCTGGTGCCGGTGTGGGAGGACGAGGATATTCATACCGTGATCGAGAACCGGCTGAAGGAGCTGATCGGCCCGGCGGCGGGTAAGCTGCACTCCGGGCGGAGCCGCAATGACCAGGTGGCGACCGACACGCGCCTCTACCTGCGCCGCAACATCGACCGCATCGGCGAATTGCTCAAGGCAATGCAGGCCACGCTGCTCGACAAGGCGGAGCAGTACAAGCACACCATCATGTTCGGCTATACGCACCTTCAGCGCGCCCAGCCGATGTCCGCGGGGCACTACTACATGGCGTGGCACTCGATGTTCGGGCGCGACCACGAGCGGCTCGCCGACCTTCGCAAGCGGGCGAACGTCTCGCCGCTCGGCGCGGCGGCTTTCGCGGGCAGCACCCTGCCGCTCGACCCCGCACGTTCGGCGGAGCTGCTGGAGTTCGACGGCGTCTTCACCAACAGCATCGACGCCGTGAGCGACCGTGATCTGGTGATCGAGTTCGTCTCGGCCTGCTCAATGATTATGATGCACCTGTCGCGCTTTTCGGAGGATGTGATCCTCTGGAGTTCGGCGGAGTTCAACTATCTCTCGATCAGCGACGCCTTCGCCACCGGTTCGTCGATCATGCCTCAGAAGAAGAACGCCGACATCGCCGAGCTGGTGCGCGGCAAGACGGGGCGCGTCTATGGCAACCTGATGAACCTCTTCACCATCATGAAGGGGCTGCCGCTCTCCTACAACCGCGACATGCAGGAGGACAAGCCGCCGCTGTTCGACACTGCCGAAACTACCGCATCAAGCCTGTCTGTGTTCCGACGCATGATCGAAAAGACCTGGCTGAACGAAGAGCGCCTCGCCCGCCTGACCGCCGAGGACTTGAGCCTCGCCACCGAGATCGCCGAGTACCTGGTCAAAAAGCAGATTCCCTTCCGCGACGCCCACCGCATCACCGGTAAAATCGTGGCCTACGCCATCGAACACGGCAAGACTTTGCCGACGATCTCGCTCGACGAGTACCGCACCTTCTCCGAAGCGTTCGACGAAGGCATCTACGACGACCTCAAACCTGACGCCAGCGTCAACTCGAAGAAAACCGCCGGAAGCTGCTCGTTCAAGTCGGTCGAAGAGCAGATCGCGCGGGCCAAAGCAGCGCGTTAA
- a CDS encoding NAD(P)/FAD-dependent oxidoreductase, with amino-acid sequence MKNHYTAVVVGGGPAGSAAAHTLAKSGVEVCVVDRFRFPRQKLCGGLLTQRAKKNYAAIFGPGWDEMYEYRCNGAKFFDGERLVNSIENYGELYVCDRFRFDARLIDKAKERGAVLVQGERVTVVNARNCVCKLQSGKEITYRYLIGADGVNSVVANSIFKHNANRNGKAFALEATLPASTLSREVAEPEIYFDSIDWGYGWIFPRNDVVVIGLGGLFAKNRDFRAIFNTFFQERFGKAFTGAVKGHFLPFGDYAKSMGRDGLLLAGDAAGLVDPITGEGIAYAMQSGFYAAQSILDALSGHTKNVNAEYRKRCAVITGELAYAAKIRNFLFSAATRELFISALARSESAPRRYMDLMSGDITYRELLKNSGRKLLRLAADKITGT; translated from the coding sequence GTGAAAAACCACTACACGGCGGTTGTTGTCGGCGGGGGGCCTGCGGGTTCGGCTGCCGCGCATACGCTTGCCAAGAGCGGGGTCGAGGTTTGCGTTGTTGATCGATTCCGGTTTCCGCGCCAGAAGCTGTGCGGCGGGTTGCTGACGCAACGGGCGAAAAAAAACTACGCCGCGATTTTTGGGCCAGGGTGGGATGAAATGTACGAGTACCGCTGCAACGGGGCGAAATTTTTTGACGGCGAGCGGCTCGTCAACTCCATCGAAAACTACGGCGAGCTGTACGTCTGCGACCGTTTCCGTTTCGATGCCCGCCTCATCGACAAGGCCAAAGAGCGTGGCGCGGTGCTTGTGCAGGGCGAGCGGGTGACGGTGGTCAATGCCCGGAATTGCGTCTGCAAGTTACAATCAGGAAAAGAGATAACGTATCGCTATCTGATAGGCGCGGACGGCGTAAACAGCGTTGTCGCCAATTCCATTTTCAAACATAACGCGAACAGGAACGGCAAGGCTTTCGCCCTAGAAGCGACCTTGCCCGCGTCCACGCTTTCGCGCGAAGTCGCCGAGCCGGAGATCTATTTCGATTCCATCGACTGGGGTTACGGCTGGATTTTTCCCAGAAATGACGTGGTTGTGATTGGCCTCGGAGGACTCTTCGCGAAGAACCGTGATTTCAGGGCGATTTTCAATACCTTTTTCCAGGAGCGCTTCGGCAAAGCGTTCACGGGCGCGGTCAAAGGGCATTTCTTGCCGTTTGGCGACTATGCAAAAAGCATGGGGCGCGACGGCTTATTGCTGGCGGGAGATGCCGCCGGGCTGGTCGATCCGATCACCGGCGAGGGGATCGCCTACGCCATGCAGAGTGGATTTTACGCTGCGCAGTCGATTCTGGACGCGCTCTCCGGTCATACAAAAAATGTCAACGCCGAATACCGCAAACGGTGCGCGGTCATCACCGGCGAGCTGGCCTATGCGGCAAAAATCCGGAACTTCCTCTTTTCAGCCGCAACCAGGGAGCTGTTCATCTCGGCGCTCGCCCGCTCGGAATCTGCACCGCGCCGTTACATGGATTTGATGTCAGGCGACATTACCTACCGGGAGCTGCTGAAAAATTCGGGCCGGAAGCTTCTCCGGCTGGCCGCCGACAAGATCACCGGAACGTAG
- a CDS encoding restriction endonuclease, producing MYDFKTLSAYDFELLVRDLLQKKLGIVLESFKSGRDGGVDLRYAPSADDSLVVQCKHYAETGYSGLLFTLKKENSKVNRIAPNRYCIATSVPLSPANKQEIRAIFEPHCKIDEDIFGLEDLNNLLTLYPDIERNHYKLWLTSTTVLERIVHSDVYSQTALLVESIQRKAQRYVQNSSFFDALKILRRHKYCIISGNAGIGKTFLAEILLLEHIRQGFEPVVVRSHISEAFKLLKANTKQVFYYDDFLGQTGWEDKLEKNEEQSILDFISYVRVHEHAIFILTTREYILQQARTVYEKLHAADFDHAKCIIELGSYTRRNKAHILLNHVFFSDLTPEHKNALVQKKSLLAIVDHRNYSPRIVDWMSGVQNIRDCAPAEYPNVFINTLNDPEILWRHAYRNHISPAARSMLLVLYSFQGSVDLEDLREAFEAFRRLEAQQLSSMRAANEFTTVLDELEGSFIRCERNAHSVAVAFHDPSVRDFLEKHISINSDQALLLCESLVFYDQFRGVFTPHATLYQRNPTRIGEGLEDNAIVSAALRTVKRTAKNLVVQINRDGTARVLNLISTNLEQNIVHAIRMSNDLPSFERPSFIVQVLMHEEKRIETGNASLSDLPQVISAVKSVPEVADACERLIDLATKLYEDADEYEDLQQFEDLKNFIKVAPGAIGEDRTQAVKTRLNEEGYDIFDYHISEADDENELDELDNLATDFEQTFDVSLESIHERIEEAKEEIRTRIEEPQDDWYDDEPKQATDADDSEIVEMFGCLSE from the coding sequence ATGTACGACTTCAAGACTTTGTCTGCCTACGATTTTGAGTTGCTTGTACGTGATCTTTTGCAAAAGAAACTTGGTATAGTACTCGAAAGCTTTAAGTCTGGTAGAGACGGCGGCGTTGATCTGCGCTATGCGCCATCAGCTGATGATTCACTTGTAGTTCAATGCAAGCACTATGCAGAAACGGGATACTCAGGACTACTATTTACCCTAAAAAAAGAGAATTCGAAGGTTAACCGAATTGCCCCAAATCGATACTGTATTGCAACATCAGTTCCGCTCTCACCTGCTAACAAACAAGAAATTCGCGCGATATTCGAACCACACTGCAAAATCGACGAAGACATCTTCGGACTCGAGGATCTTAACAACTTGCTCACTCTTTACCCGGACATTGAGCGAAACCATTACAAGCTGTGGCTGACCAGCACGACAGTTTTAGAGCGGATTGTTCACAGTGACGTTTATAGTCAAACAGCGTTACTCGTTGAATCAATACAGCGGAAAGCCCAGCGCTATGTTCAGAATAGTAGCTTTTTTGATGCCCTTAAAATTTTAAGAAGGCATAAGTATTGCATCATTTCAGGGAATGCCGGTATTGGAAAGACGTTTTTAGCTGAAATTTTGCTCCTTGAACATATTCGCCAAGGCTTCGAGCCAGTTGTTGTAAGAAGCCATATTTCCGAGGCCTTTAAATTACTCAAGGCCAATACCAAACAGGTATTCTATTATGACGATTTTTTGGGTCAGACAGGATGGGAGGATAAGCTTGAAAAGAATGAGGAGCAGAGCATTTTGGACTTTATTTCCTATGTTCGAGTTCACGAGCACGCAATTTTTATTTTAACGACTCGGGAGTACATTTTACAGCAGGCTCGAACTGTATACGAGAAACTCCATGCTGCGGATTTTGATCATGCTAAGTGCATCATTGAACTCGGATCCTACACTCGCCGAAACAAGGCTCATATCCTTTTGAATCATGTGTTCTTTTCGGATTTGACGCCAGAACATAAAAATGCGTTAGTACAAAAGAAGAGTTTATTGGCCATCGTTGATCACAGAAATTACTCGCCTCGAATAGTGGACTGGATGTCTGGAGTCCAGAATATACGAGACTGCGCGCCAGCCGAATATCCAAATGTCTTTATAAACACACTGAATGATCCAGAGATTCTCTGGCGGCATGCCTACCGCAACCATATTTCGCCAGCAGCACGTAGCATGTTACTTGTCCTATACTCCTTCCAAGGGTCAGTTGACTTGGAGGATTTACGGGAAGCATTTGAAGCATTCAGGCGACTGGAAGCTCAGCAACTTAGCTCGATGCGTGCTGCCAACGAGTTTACTACTGTACTTGATGAACTGGAAGGATCGTTCATTCGATGTGAACGCAATGCCCATAGTGTTGCTGTAGCTTTTCATGATCCGTCGGTACGTGACTTTCTTGAGAAGCATATCTCGATTAACTCAGATCAAGCTCTGCTGCTATGTGAGAGTCTTGTTTTCTATGATCAATTCCGGGGAGTATTCACCCCACATGCAACACTATATCAACGGAATCCTACTCGAATTGGCGAAGGATTGGAAGATAATGCAATTGTTTCCGCCGCTCTCCGAACAGTCAAGCGTACAGCTAAAAACCTTGTTGTACAAATCAATCGTGATGGAACTGCGAGAGTTTTGAATTTGATCAGCACCAACTTGGAGCAAAATATCGTTCATGCGATACGTATGTCAAATGATCTGCCAAGTTTTGAACGACCTTCTTTCATCGTTCAGGTGCTAATGCATGAAGAGAAAAGAATTGAAACAGGCAATGCCAGTCTTTCTGATTTACCTCAAGTTATTTCAGCCGTGAAGTCAGTCCCTGAAGTCGCTGATGCTTGTGAGCGCTTGATTGATTTGGCCACCAAACTCTACGAAGATGCCGATGAATACGAGGATCTTCAACAGTTTGAAGATCTCAAGAACTTCATTAAAGTCGCTCCTGGTGCAATTGGAGAAGACAGAACTCAAGCGGTTAAAACGCGACTGAATGAAGAAGGATACGATATCTTTGATTATCATATCAGCGAAGCTGATGACGAGAATGAACTGGATGAACTTGACAATTTAGCAACTGACTTTGAGCAGACTTTTGATGTATCTTTAGAAAGTATTCACGAGCGAATTGAAGAGGCCAAAGAGGAAATACGAACACGCATTGAGGAGCCTCAAGACGACTGGTATGATGATGAACCAAAGCAAGCGACAGATGCCGATGACTCCGAAATCGTAGAGATGTTCGGGTGCTTGTCGGAATGA